The Pseudomonas baetica genome includes a region encoding these proteins:
- a CDS encoding glycosyltransferase family 2 protein, which translates to MQGKYSSEPALPLNELLTVVLITHNRPAFLRRAVKYYSSLPCTIMVLDSTPERPEGDFSAVDYHHVPQFAYWGMQAKLAYGVEQLTTPYMVLAADDDFILHDSLVESVGFLQANQDYGMCHGYCLMYLTQANSVSYFRRDKKVQEDYCAERAQDRVIDYMSQYIPPFYAVTRTDLMKTWHSALPPGTNFQWQEIGHVYFLLASAKARILPMPYVVREINYGVSEHNTDVYHSLTYVDGKSRAEREAFAEFLVSLPTAIEGLDAKQAKAFALESFEAMADSLKSRRALTAELIFESSWNQETKVPDRRFGPLQYVEMPFYNQAFFDRLEQFEFMLHTMPAGRLQLEGLEGIWTRQAHLLQARNNDTPESVVDRLWQAHDLNAFNQTLVKRLAAQLDTLGLGDDEAAQAMNEWLARLEALTVDDQQAMFDNMQSGRLLKWLATRAPAEQQGKAIAERLAANGGGPQFGVFLLDLDNDIDKLQVSLDSLLEGQCKSFKIVVFTTGEAPAATTAQNTLHFVRVTPGNYVDKLNQSAAQSPCDWLLLARAGDEFTASGLLRASLELLSSEGVRAVASDEIQRKDGGALVDVFRPGFNLDLLQSVPSLMARHWLVRRDVLLEVGGYQADFSKALEFDLLLRIIEQGGLDGLAHLDEPLLITQATELEENDHERQALLRHLGNRGYKAKVTSNLPGTWQVDYRHTEQPMVSIILPVIDDLQVLRRCLDGVLLRTRYSRFEVLLAANPNQSAAVNDWLGTLRHPKVNVLRADQPLGEVALYNAASEQAQGDYLVLLAADSEVVNPNWVDSLLNHAQRPEVGIVGAKLVGRDGKITHAGLILGLNGGVGSAFVGEKHNHKGYMQRLAVEQNYSAVSKVCLMVRKELFNAVGGLDEVTFANGFSDVDLCLKAGQAGYLTVWTPLVQVLHDGVQPQAPEALAALREKWSGAFAQDPAYNANLALTGESYTLAENTPLHWSQLLA; encoded by the coding sequence ATGCAAGGCAAGTACAGTTCTGAACCAGCGCTGCCGCTCAATGAGCTGTTGACCGTGGTACTGATTACGCACAATCGGCCGGCGTTTTTGCGTCGGGCCGTGAAGTACTACAGCAGCTTGCCCTGCACAATCATGGTTCTGGATTCCACACCCGAGCGGCCGGAAGGCGATTTTTCTGCGGTCGATTACCACCATGTGCCGCAGTTCGCTTACTGGGGCATGCAAGCCAAACTGGCCTACGGCGTGGAGCAACTGACCACGCCGTACATGGTGCTGGCGGCCGATGACGATTTCATCCTGCACGACTCGCTCGTCGAGTCCGTCGGCTTCCTGCAAGCCAACCAGGATTACGGCATGTGCCACGGTTATTGCCTGATGTACCTGACGCAGGCCAATAGCGTGAGCTACTTCCGCCGCGACAAGAAGGTCCAGGAAGACTATTGCGCCGAGCGGGCGCAGGATCGGGTCATTGACTACATGAGCCAGTACATCCCGCCGTTTTATGCGGTGACCCGTACCGACTTGATGAAAACCTGGCATTCGGCCTTGCCGCCGGGCACCAACTTTCAATGGCAGGAAATCGGCCACGTCTACTTCCTGCTGGCCAGCGCCAAGGCACGCATTCTGCCGATGCCTTACGTGGTGCGCGAGATCAACTATGGCGTCTCCGAGCACAACACCGATGTGTATCACTCGCTGACCTATGTCGACGGCAAATCGCGCGCCGAGCGCGAAGCGTTTGCCGAATTCCTCGTTTCGTTGCCGACCGCCATCGAAGGGCTGGATGCAAAACAGGCCAAGGCGTTTGCCCTGGAAAGTTTTGAAGCGATGGCCGACAGCCTGAAATCCCGGCGCGCGCTGACCGCGGAGCTGATTTTCGAGTCTTCCTGGAATCAGGAGACGAAGGTCCCGGATCGTCGTTTCGGCCCGCTGCAGTACGTCGAAATGCCGTTCTACAATCAGGCGTTCTTCGACCGCCTGGAGCAGTTCGAGTTCATGCTGCACACCATGCCGGCCGGACGCCTTCAACTGGAAGGGCTCGAAGGTATCTGGACCCGTCAGGCGCATCTGTTGCAGGCGCGCAACAACGATACGCCGGAAAGTGTGGTCGACCGTTTGTGGCAGGCCCATGACCTCAATGCGTTCAACCAGACCCTGGTCAAGCGTCTCGCCGCGCAACTGGACACCTTGGGCTTGGGCGACGACGAAGCGGCGCAAGCCATGAACGAATGGTTGGCCCGCCTTGAAGCACTGACCGTCGATGATCAGCAAGCGATGTTCGACAACATGCAGTCCGGTCGCCTGCTCAAGTGGCTGGCGACCCGCGCGCCTGCCGAACAACAGGGCAAAGCGATTGCCGAGCGCCTGGCGGCCAATGGCGGCGGCCCGCAGTTCGGCGTGTTCCTGCTGGATCTGGACAACGACATCGACAAGTTGCAGGTCTCGCTCGACAGCCTGCTCGAAGGGCAATGCAAGTCATTCAAGATTGTCGTGTTCACCACCGGCGAAGCGCCGGCGGCGACCACTGCGCAAAACACCCTGCACTTTGTCCGCGTCACCCCGGGCAACTATGTCGACAAGCTCAACCAGAGCGCCGCGCAATCCCCGTGCGATTGGTTGCTGCTGGCTCGGGCGGGTGATGAGTTCACCGCCAGTGGTCTGCTGCGCGCCAGCCTTGAATTGCTTTCGTCCGAAGGCGTGCGCGCAGTGGCCAGCGATGAAATTCAGCGCAAGGACGGTGGCGCGCTGGTTGATGTGTTCCGTCCCGGTTTCAATCTGGATCTGTTGCAAAGCGTTCCGTCGTTGATGGCACGCCATTGGCTGGTGCGTCGCGATGTTCTGCTGGAGGTCGGTGGTTATCAGGCCGATTTCAGCAAGGCGCTCGAGTTCGATCTGCTGCTGCGCATCATCGAACAGGGTGGCCTCGACGGTCTGGCGCATCTCGATGAGCCGCTGCTGATCACCCAGGCAACGGAGCTGGAAGAGAACGACCACGAGCGTCAGGCGTTGCTGCGTCATTTGGGCAATCGCGGTTACAAGGCCAAGGTCACCTCGAATCTGCCGGGTACCTGGCAGGTCGATTACCGCCACACCGAACAGCCAATGGTTTCGATCATCCTGCCTGTGATCGACGATCTGCAGGTGTTGCGCCGCTGCCTGGACGGCGTGCTGCTCAGAACCCGCTATAGCCGTTTTGAAGTGTTGCTGGCTGCCAACCCGAATCAGTCGGCGGCGGTCAACGATTGGCTGGGCACGTTGCGCCATCCAAAGGTGAATGTGCTGCGTGCCGATCAGCCGCTTGGCGAAGTCGCGCTGTACAACGCCGCCAGCGAGCAGGCTCAGGGTGACTATCTGGTATTGCTGGCCGCTGACAGTGAAGTCGTCAACCCGAACTGGGTCGACTCGCTGCTCAACCATGCCCAACGTCCGGAAGTCGGTATCGTTGGTGCCAAACTGGTGGGACGCGACGGCAAGATTACCCACGCCGGTCTGATTCTCGGCTTGAACGGTGGCGTCGGCTCAGCCTTTGTCGGCGAAAAACACAACCACAAGGGTTACATGCAGCGCCTGGCGGTCGAGCAGAATTATTCGGCCGTGTCGAAAGTTTGCCTGATGGTGCGTAAAGAACTGTTCAACGCCGTTGGCGGTCTGGACGAAGTGACCTTCGCCAACGGCTTCAGCGATGTCGATCTGTGCCTCAAGGCCGGTCAGGCCGGTTACCTCACGGTATGGACGCCATTGGTGCAGGTGCTGCATGACGGCGTGCAGCCGCAAGCCCCTGAGGCGCTGGCGGCATTGCGTGAGAAGTGGAGCGGCGCTTTCGCCCAGGATCCGGCTTACAACGCCAACCTGGCTCTCACCGGCGAAAGCTACACCCTGGCTGAAAATACTCCGCTCCATTGGTCGCAGTTGCTCGCTTAA
- the pseB gene encoding UDP-N-acetylglucosamine 4,6-dehydratase (inverting): MFNGQSIFISGGTGSFGRNFIRRLLEQYQPKRVVVFSRDELKQYEMQQTFNAPCMRYFIGDVRDADRLRQAMRGIDYVVHAAALKQVPAAEYNPTECIRTNVNGAENIIAAAIDNGVKKVVALSTDKAASPINLYGATKLLSDKLFVAANNIAGEQQTRFAVVRYGNVAGSRGSVVPFFSKLIADGATELPITDERMTRFWITLDHGVQFVLDSFARMHGGEVFVPKIPSIRIVDLARGMAEHLPHKNVGIRPGEKLHELMVPLDDARMTLEFEDHYTIQPSIRFTSIDVDFAVDKLGEQGRPVSEDFEYRSDTNAHYLSVGQIAELHAKLST, from the coding sequence ATGTTCAACGGTCAATCGATTTTCATCTCCGGCGGCACCGGCTCGTTCGGGCGCAATTTCATCCGCCGCCTGCTGGAGCAATACCAGCCCAAACGGGTGGTGGTGTTCTCGCGCGATGAGCTTAAGCAGTACGAAATGCAGCAGACGTTCAACGCGCCGTGCATGCGTTACTTCATCGGTGACGTGCGTGACGCTGACCGTTTGCGTCAGGCCATGCGCGGCATCGACTACGTGGTGCATGCTGCGGCCTTGAAACAGGTGCCGGCGGCGGAGTACAACCCGACCGAATGCATCCGCACCAACGTCAATGGCGCAGAAAATATCATCGCGGCGGCCATCGATAACGGCGTGAAGAAAGTCGTCGCGCTGTCTACCGACAAGGCTGCCAGCCCGATCAATCTGTACGGCGCAACCAAGTTGCTGTCGGACAAATTGTTCGTTGCTGCCAACAACATTGCCGGTGAACAGCAAACCCGTTTTGCCGTGGTGCGCTACGGCAACGTCGCCGGCTCGCGTGGCTCGGTGGTGCCGTTTTTCAGCAAGCTGATTGCCGATGGCGCTACGGAGTTGCCGATCACCGACGAGCGCATGACGCGGTTCTGGATCACGCTGGATCACGGCGTGCAGTTCGTACTCGACAGCTTTGCGCGCATGCACGGTGGCGAGGTGTTCGTGCCGAAGATTCCGTCGATTCGCATCGTCGATCTGGCCCGGGGCATGGCTGAGCATCTGCCGCACAAGAACGTCGGCATCCGTCCGGGGGAAAAACTTCATGAGTTGATGGTGCCGCTGGACGATGCGCGGATGACCCTTGAATTCGAGGATCACTACACCATCCAGCCGTCGATTCGCTTCACCAGCATTGATGTCGATTTCGCTGTCGACAAACTGGGCGAGCAGGGGCGGCCGGTGAGTGAGGACTTTGAATATCGCTCCGACACCAATGCGCACTATCTCTCGGTCGGGCAGATCGCCGAGCTGCACGCGAAGCTCTCGACATGA
- the pseC gene encoding UDP-4-amino-4,6-dideoxy-N-acetyl-beta-L-altrosamine transaminase: MIPYGRQSLDQSDIDAVVDVLQSDWLTQGPTIERFEQAMAERCQADFAVAVCNATAALHIACLAAGLGPGDRLWTTPNTFLASANCGRYCGADVDFVDIDPLTWNLDSFALAAKLDQAEQDSTLPKVLVAVAFSGQSCDMRKIGELAERYNFTVIEDASHAVGASYAGRPVGCGEFAAMTVFSFHPVKIITSAEGGMVLTNRPALAERLQRLRSHGMTRDPQQMTEASHGPWYYQQIVLGFNYRITDLQAALGLSQLGKLDDFIARRRELAARYDRLLAYLPVTLPSAQPDAESAWHLYVIRLQTDRINLSHRQVFEGLRAAGIGVNLHYIPVHLQPYYQALGFAEGDFPEAERYYSEAISLPMFPLLSDEQQDHVVEQLRRLLVEE; the protein is encoded by the coding sequence ATGATTCCCTACGGTCGGCAGAGCCTTGATCAGTCGGACATCGATGCCGTTGTCGACGTGTTGCAGTCCGACTGGCTGACCCAAGGGCCGACCATCGAGCGCTTCGAGCAGGCCATGGCCGAGCGCTGCCAGGCGGATTTCGCCGTAGCGGTGTGCAACGCCACAGCAGCGCTGCACATTGCCTGTCTGGCGGCTGGGCTTGGCCCCGGGGATCGCTTGTGGACGACGCCGAACACGTTTCTGGCCTCGGCCAATTGCGGGCGTTACTGTGGCGCAGATGTCGATTTCGTCGACATTGATCCGCTGACGTGGAACCTCGATTCATTTGCGTTGGCAGCGAAGCTGGATCAGGCCGAGCAGGACAGTACTTTGCCAAAGGTACTGGTGGCGGTGGCTTTTTCCGGGCAGAGCTGCGATATGCGCAAGATCGGCGAACTGGCCGAGCGCTACAACTTCACCGTGATCGAAGATGCCTCGCACGCCGTGGGCGCCAGCTATGCCGGACGTCCGGTCGGTTGCGGTGAATTTGCGGCGATGACCGTCTTCAGTTTCCACCCGGTGAAGATCATCACCAGCGCCGAGGGTGGCATGGTGCTGACCAACCGCCCAGCGCTGGCGGAACGCCTGCAACGCTTGCGCAGCCACGGCATGACTCGCGATCCGCAACAGATGACCGAAGCCAGCCATGGCCCCTGGTATTACCAGCAGATCGTGTTGGGCTTCAATTACCGGATCACCGATCTGCAAGCCGCACTAGGCTTGTCGCAGCTTGGCAAACTGGACGATTTCATTGCGCGCCGCCGCGAATTGGCGGCGCGTTACGACCGACTGCTGGCGTACTTGCCGGTGACGCTGCCGAGCGCCCAACCCGACGCGGAGTCGGCGTGGCATTTATACGTGATTCGTTTACAGACCGATCGCATCAATCTCAGTCACCGGCAGGTGTTCGAAGGCTTGCGTGCGGCCGGCATTGGCGTGAATCTGCACTATATTCCCGTGCATTTACAGCCCTACTATCAAGCGCTCGGTTTCGCCGAGGGTGACTTCCCTGAAGCCGAACGCTATTACAGCGAAGCGATCAGCCTGCCGATGTTTCCGCTGCTGAGCGATGAGCAACAGGATCATGTGGTCGAGCAGTTGCGAAGACTGCTTGTTGAGGAATAG
- the pseF gene encoding pseudaminic acid cytidylyltransferase — MSNVAIIPARGGSKRIPRKNLALFDGVPMIVRSIRTALDSGLFDQVVVSTDDAEIADVARAHGAQVPFLRPAELADDFTGTAAVIVHALQRLPSFDYACCVYATAPLLQARYLREGFELLEQHPDQSFTFSVCNFGFPVQRALTLDGQGALTALYPEFRNTRSQDLPEAFQDAGQFYWGRRDAWLRGEVVYSSASLPVILPRHLVQDIDTPEDWKRAEYLYAALKAGGELL; from the coding sequence ATGAGCAACGTTGCAATCATCCCGGCCCGTGGGGGCAGCAAACGCATCCCGCGCAAGAATCTTGCGCTGTTTGACGGCGTGCCGATGATTGTCCGTTCGATCCGCACTGCGTTGGATTCAGGCCTGTTTGATCAGGTCGTGGTCAGCACCGATGACGCAGAGATTGCCGACGTTGCGCGAGCTCATGGCGCGCAGGTGCCGTTCCTGCGCCCGGCGGAGCTGGCCGATGATTTTACCGGCACCGCCGCCGTGATCGTGCATGCCTTGCAGCGACTGCCGAGCTTCGATTACGCCTGCTGCGTGTACGCCACCGCGCCGCTTTTGCAGGCGCGCTATCTGCGCGAGGGATTCGAGTTGCTGGAGCAGCATCCAGACCAGTCCTTCACCTTCTCCGTGTGCAATTTCGGCTTTCCGGTGCAGCGTGCATTGACGCTGGACGGACAGGGCGCGCTCACGGCGTTGTACCCGGAGTTTCGTAACACCCGCTCGCAGGATCTGCCCGAAGCGTTTCAGGATGCCGGCCAGTTTTACTGGGGGCGGCGTGATGCGTGGTTGCGCGGCGAGGTGGTCTACTCGTCGGCCAGTCTGCCGGTGATTTTGCCCCGGCATCTGGTGCAGGACATCGATACGCCTGAAGACTGGAAACGTGCCGAATACCTTTACGCCGCGCTTAAGGCCGGCGGAGAGTTGCTATGA
- the pseG gene encoding UDP-2,4-diacetamido-2,4,6-trideoxy-beta-L-altropyranose hydrolase, producing MKILIRADASPTIGSGHIARCLTLARVLRKQGSHVAFACRQLPGHRLDALRAEGFETFALPDLYPDEDPQQAIESMLPWQADIDALDLLLEDHAEFDWIIADHYGLDHHWQTAARRWAPRIAAVDDLATRHYSVDLLLNQNLSGLSENYTPLLPEGCRTLLGPRYAMLREEFNCPAIEIKPQARRVLVNFGGFDAAMQTHHAMLALADFTELEVDFVAGADNPAWAQMQALAETRPNWHLYSFVSDFQQRMTEADLFIGAGGGTSWERAALGLPTICIAVSNNQQVNGEVMAAAGAHVFMGAREQISVEQLRDAIGFVAGNQYLRRSLAERSRQLVDGRGALRVAAALAGAVLKVRAATQDDTPLLRDGLNTRLHHPQRLVLIAEADDGPVGVLRYELRGFEAEVSQYLFEGRCGLGWGRALLARGESFAAAHWPQLNAITAQVLPGNHASLNVFCDAGFTRNACAFIKVLKEHRS from the coding sequence ATGAAAATCCTGATTCGCGCCGACGCCTCGCCCACCATCGGCAGCGGCCATATCGCCCGCTGCCTGACGCTGGCGCGGGTGCTGCGCAAGCAGGGCAGTCATGTCGCGTTTGCCTGTCGGCAGTTACCGGGGCATCGACTCGATGCATTGCGCGCAGAGGGTTTCGAAACCTTCGCGCTGCCCGATCTCTACCCCGATGAAGACCCGCAGCAGGCCATCGAGTCGATGCTGCCGTGGCAGGCCGACATCGATGCGCTGGACTTGCTGCTGGAAGATCACGCCGAATTCGACTGGATCATCGCCGACCATTACGGCCTCGATCATCACTGGCAGACCGCCGCACGCCGTTGGGCGCCGCGCATCGCAGCCGTCGACGATCTGGCGACACGGCATTACAGCGTTGATTTGCTGCTCAATCAGAATCTGTCCGGCCTCAGCGAAAACTACACGCCGTTGTTGCCTGAAGGCTGCCGTACTTTGCTCGGCCCGCGCTATGCCATGTTGCGTGAGGAGTTCAATTGCCCGGCGATCGAAATCAAACCCCAAGCCCGGCGAGTGCTGGTGAACTTTGGCGGTTTCGACGCGGCGATGCAGACCCATCACGCGATGTTGGCGTTGGCCGATTTTACTGAACTTGAAGTGGACTTCGTCGCCGGTGCCGACAACCCGGCGTGGGCGCAGATGCAGGCACTGGCCGAGACACGGCCGAACTGGCACCTGTACAGTTTTGTCAGCGATTTCCAGCAGCGCATGACCGAGGCCGATCTGTTTATCGGCGCCGGCGGCGGCACCAGTTGGGAGCGGGCAGCGTTGGGTTTGCCGACGATCTGCATCGCGGTGTCGAACAACCAGCAGGTCAATGGCGAGGTGATGGCGGCAGCGGGCGCGCATGTATTCATGGGCGCGCGCGAGCAGATCAGTGTCGAGCAGTTGCGTGATGCAATTGGCTTTGTTGCCGGCAATCAGTATTTGCGTCGGAGCCTGGCGGAGCGTTCGCGGCAACTGGTCGACGGTCGCGGCGCATTACGAGTCGCGGCGGCTTTGGCCGGTGCGGTACTCAAGGTGCGTGCGGCGACGCAGGACGATACGCCGCTGTTGCGTGATGGGCTGAACACCCGTTTGCACCATCCACAGCGCCTGGTATTGATCGCCGAGGCTGATGACGGCCCGGTCGGTGTGTTGCGCTACGAGTTGCGCGGCTTTGAAGCCGAAGTCTCACAGTATCTGTTTGAAGGGCGATGCGGCCTTGGCTGGGGCAGGGCGCTACTGGCGCGTGGCGAGTCGTTCGCCGCCGCACACTGGCCGCAATTGAACGCCATCACGGCGCAGGTGCTGCCGGGCAATCACGCTTCATTGAATGTTTTTTGCGACGCCGGCTTCACCCGGAATGCCTGCGCGTTCATCAAGGTTTTGAAGGAACACCGTTCATGA
- the pseI gene encoding pseudaminic acid synthase, which translates to MSSFKIGDRLIGADAPPFIIAEMSGNHNQSLDVALQIVEAAAKAGAHALKLQTYTAETMTLDLAEGEFFIKDPGSLWAGTSLYDLYEKAHTPWDWHAPIFARAKELGMLAFSTPFDDTAVDFLESLDVPAYKIASFENTDLPLIRRVAATGKPLIISTGMASIAELDETVRAAREAGCKDLVLLKCTSTYPATPRNSNVRTIPHLRELFGCEVGLSDHSMGVGVSVAAVALGATVVEKHFTLDRSAGGVDAGFSLEPSEMASLVLETERAWQALGQVQYGATEAELKSVVYRRSLYITADMAAGDLFTRDNLRAIRPGKGLPPKHTDAVLGRHARGPIKRGTPLDWSLVE; encoded by the coding sequence ATGAGCAGTTTCAAGATTGGCGACCGTCTGATCGGTGCCGACGCGCCGCCCTTCATCATTGCCGAGATGAGCGGCAACCATAACCAGTCGCTGGACGTGGCCCTGCAAATCGTCGAGGCCGCCGCCAAGGCCGGCGCCCATGCCTTGAAGCTGCAAACCTATACGGCCGAGACCATGACCCTGGATCTGGCCGAGGGCGAGTTTTTCATCAAGGACCCGGGCAGTCTGTGGGCGGGGACTTCTTTGTATGACTTGTACGAGAAGGCCCATACACCATGGGATTGGCATGCGCCGATTTTCGCTCGCGCCAAAGAGCTGGGGATGCTCGCGTTCTCGACGCCGTTCGATGACACGGCGGTCGACTTTCTCGAAAGCCTCGACGTGCCTGCCTACAAGATCGCCAGTTTCGAAAACACCGATCTGCCGTTGATCCGCCGTGTCGCCGCCACCGGCAAGCCGCTGATCATTTCCACCGGCATGGCCAGCATCGCCGAACTCGATGAAACCGTGCGTGCGGCCCGCGAGGCCGGGTGTAAGGATCTGGTGTTGCTCAAGTGCACCAGTACTTATCCCGCGACGCCGCGTAATAGCAACGTGCGCACGATCCCGCATCTGCGTGAGCTGTTCGGTTGCGAGGTGGGGCTGTCTGACCACTCGATGGGCGTCGGCGTGTCGGTGGCTGCGGTGGCGTTGGGCGCGACGGTGGTGGAAAAACATTTCACCCTAGACCGTTCGGCGGGCGGCGTGGACGCGGGTTTCTCGCTGGAGCCTTCAGAAATGGCCAGTCTGGTGCTGGAAACCGAACGTGCGTGGCAAGCGTTGGGTCAGGTTCAATATGGCGCTACCGAAGCTGAACTCAAGTCGGTGGTGTATCGCCGTTCGCTGTACATTACCGCCGACATGGCCGCGGGTGACCTCTTTACGCGGGACAATCTGCGCGCCATTCGCCCAGGCAAAGGTCTGCCGCCCAAGCACACCGATGCAGTCCTGGGGCGTCACGCTCGCGGCCCGATCAAGCGCGGCACGCCGCTGGATTGGTCGTTGGTCGAATAA
- a CDS encoding ketoacyl-ACP synthase III has translation MIGIKSIASYVPVAGVDNYAQGAKFEKDEEFILGKIGSAFLPRKDAEQETSDLCVEAANALFASNPELKRESIDALIVVTQNGDEEGLPHTAAIVQDKLGLPTNVAAFDISLGCSGYVYGIYAIKGFMEAAGLKNGLLITADPYSKIVDPEDRNTTMLFGDAATATWMGEDPTWALGKAKFGTDGSGAPHLKVTDGVFFMNGRQVFNFALLKVPAHLHELLDDSGLKADDIDAFCIHQGSAAIVDAVARRFEGEPEKFIKDMVETGNTVSSSIPLLLEKHVIDSDWQRIALSGFGVGLSWGSAIIYRP, from the coding sequence ATGATTGGCATAAAAAGCATTGCGAGCTACGTTCCTGTAGCCGGCGTGGACAATTACGCACAAGGTGCAAAATTCGAGAAGGATGAAGAGTTCATCCTTGGCAAAATCGGCTCGGCGTTCCTGCCGCGCAAAGACGCTGAACAAGAAACCTCCGATCTGTGCGTGGAAGCAGCCAATGCGCTGTTTGCCAGCAACCCAGAGCTGAAACGTGAATCGATCGACGCACTGATCGTCGTCACTCAGAACGGTGACGAAGAAGGCCTGCCGCACACTGCCGCCATTGTGCAGGACAAACTCGGCTTGCCGACCAATGTCGCCGCGTTCGATATTTCCCTGGGCTGCTCCGGTTACGTCTACGGCATCTACGCGATCAAGGGCTTCATGGAAGCCGCAGGTTTGAAGAATGGTCTGCTGATCACCGCTGACCCTTATTCGAAGATCGTCGATCCGGAAGATCGCAACACCACCATGTTGTTTGGCGATGCCGCCACCGCGACCTGGATGGGCGAAGATCCGACCTGGGCATTGGGTAAAGCCAAATTCGGCACCGACGGTTCCGGCGCGCCACACCTGAAAGTGACCGATGGCGTGTTCTTCATGAACGGTCGTCAGGTGTTCAACTTCGCGCTGCTCAAAGTCCCGGCGCATTTGCATGAACTGCTCGACGATTCGGGTTTGAAGGCCGACGATATCGATGCCTTCTGCATTCACCAGGGCAGTGCGGCGATTGTCGACGCCGTAGCGCGACGCTTCGAAGGCGAGCCTGAGAAGTTCATCAAGGACATGGTCGAGACCGGCAATACCGTTTCGTCGAGCATTCCGCTGCTGCTGGAAAAACACGTGATCGATTCCGACTGGCAGCGCATTGCACTCAGTGGTTTCGGTGTCGGTCTGTCGTGGGGCTCGGCGATTATCTATCGCCCTTGA
- a CDS encoding motility associated factor glycosyltransferase family protein yields the protein MSEFFQANAEVLQRRWPALFERLMAEDSAAIEAGLVQGLGSTLSVGGIQLTSRHDRLHEAQVQAASLADKAHLHVYGTGLGDLPTVLLQRDGLERLYVHILNGALFALVVQLLDQRQWLEDPRVQLFYAGDLSDIRTPFFALPAEMLLADDFNAKIRDRLVNEVHLSFNNREFDAQSPFIQQRLQECLPVLLGDDDVAQLFGTCTDRQIYVIGTGPTLESHFERLAAVQQHADRALLICVDTAYRPLRERGIVPDLVVTIDQRIGFRHLPFEQSDGIPLVYLPMSDPEVLRAWKGKRYGGYSASPVYAQLREQYPRGLLHVGGSVIHPAVDLAVKMGATRITLFGADFAFPMNKTHAGWDDGELGPGVSQARHWVRDGNGQKVSTQLNFRGYLCVLERYIAAHPHVQFFNSSRAGALIVGTQFNQEFVQ from the coding sequence ATGAGCGAGTTTTTCCAGGCCAATGCCGAGGTCCTTCAGCGACGCTGGCCGGCGCTGTTCGAGCGATTGATGGCTGAAGACAGTGCGGCGATAGAAGCCGGGTTGGTACAGGGCCTGGGTTCGACGCTGAGTGTTGGTGGCATTCAGCTCACCAGTCGCCATGACCGACTGCATGAGGCCCAGGTCCAGGCCGCCAGCCTGGCGGACAAAGCGCACTTGCATGTCTATGGCACCGGCCTTGGCGATTTGCCCACTGTCCTGCTGCAGCGTGACGGTCTTGAGCGTCTGTACGTGCACATTCTCAACGGCGCGCTGTTCGCGCTGGTGGTGCAACTGCTCGATCAGCGCCAGTGGCTGGAAGATCCGCGTGTGCAGTTGTTCTACGCCGGCGATCTGTCCGATATCCGCACACCGTTTTTTGCCTTGCCTGCCGAGATGCTGCTGGCCGATGACTTCAACGCGAAGATCCGTGATCGGCTGGTCAATGAAGTGCATTTGAGCTTCAACAATCGTGAATTCGATGCGCAGTCGCCGTTCATTCAACAGCGCTTGCAGGAATGCCTGCCGGTATTGCTCGGCGATGACGATGTGGCGCAATTGTTCGGCACCTGCACCGATCGGCAGATCTACGTGATCGGCACCGGGCCGACGCTCGAAAGCCATTTTGAGCGACTGGCAGCGGTCCAGCAGCACGCGGATCGTGCGCTATTGATCTGCGTCGACACCGCTTACCGTCCGCTGCGTGAACGCGGCATCGTGCCGGACCTGGTGGTGACCATCGATCAACGCATCGGCTTTCGGCATCTGCCGTTCGAGCAGTCCGATGGCATCCCGCTGGTGTACCTGCCCATGAGCGATCCCGAGGTGTTACGCGCCTGGAAAGGCAAGCGCTATGGTGGCTATTCGGCAAGTCCGGTATACGCGCAATTGCGCGAGCAGTATCCCCGTGGGCTGTTGCATGTCGGTGGCAGTGTGATTCACCCGGCCGTGGATCTGGCGGTGAAAATGGGCGCGACGCGCATCACTCTGTTTGGCGCTGACTTCGCCTTCCCGATGAACAAGACCCATGCCGGCTGGGATGACGGCGAATTGGGGCCGGGGGTGAGTCAGGCGCGGCACTGGGTGCGCGATGGCAATGGCCAGAAGGTCAGCACTCAACTGAACTTCCGTGGTTATTTGTGTGTGCTGGAGCGTTATATCGCCGCGCATCCGCACGTGCAGTTCTTCAACAGCAGCCGGGCGGGTGCGCTGATTGTCGGGACCCAGTTCAATCAGGAGTTCGTGCAATGA